TGCTTGGCAGCTAACAAAAGATGATTTTCAGCTTTCCTGAAATCCTCTAATTTCCAATAGAGTTTTCCTATTCCTGCATGGGCCTGTGCATAGCTCGGATCGAACCTCAGAATAGTTTGATAATCTTTGAGTGCATCCTCAAATGCCTCCAGTTCCTCATAAGCCCTTGCTCTTAAATGGAGGGATTTGATATCCGTAACATTGAGAAACAAAGCTTTGGAAAATTCAGCAATGGCCTCTTCATAAGCACCTCTCCTGAACAGCCGCTCCCCTTCCGAAAAACTACCAAAACAGGAAGAAAACAAAATCCATGTTCCAAACAGAAAAAGACGCCTCATACGAAACTATAATTACCCTTTTCAAAACTAATAAATTATTTTAAAAATTCCCAATGAAGGGAATGTTTATTGATGGAAAAAAGTAATCCAGGGTTGCCCGGACAATCAACGGGGCTTTACAATAGAAATTTGGAAATTTCTAAAAAAAATAATTTTAAATGGAAGAGGTTGAAAATCTTTCAGTTGAAAGACTTTCAACCTCTTCCTAATCACAGATAATCAGACACTTCATGAAACGCTTAATTTCCTTAAATTCTTAATGTTTCCGAAATCTTACTTCCGAAATCCGCCCTTCGAAATCCCACTTCTACAAAACTCCCTTCGTACTCGGCAGCTGGTTCAAAGCGGTTTTATCTCTGGCAACTGCCATTTTAATGGCTCTGGCCAGTCCTTTGAAAATGGCTTCTATCTTATGGTGTTCATTGCTGCCTTCAGCCTTGATATTCAGATTACACTTGGCAGTATCACTAAAGGATTTGAAGAAATGGAAAAACATCTCTGTCGGCATATCCCCAATCTTTTCCCTTTTGAATTCAGCATCCCACACAATCCAGGGTCTTCCTCCAAAATCAATGGCCACCTGAGCGAGTACATCATCCATCGGAAGTAAAAAACCATATCGGTAAATACCTTTTTTATCCCCTAAAGCCTTTAAATATGCTTCTCCCAATGCCAAAGCTGTATCTTCAATGGTGTGGTGCTCATCAATATGCAAATCACCCTTGACCTCAATGGTAAGGTCAACACCTCCATGCTTGCCCAGTTGTTCCAACATATGGTCAAAAAAAGGTAAGCCCGTATAGATCTCGCATTTTCCGGATCCATCCAAGTTCACTTTAATATGAATATCTGTTTCAGATGTTTTCCGGAACACCTCACCCACCCTGTCTGGCATCTTTAGAAAGCGGTAAATTTCGTCCCAATCTTTGGTAGAAAAATCTGCCCCTTCCATCTCTTCTCCAAGATAAATAGCCTTGCATCCAAGGTTTTTTGCCAATTGGATATCGGTTTTTCTGTCTCCAATCACATAAGAATTAGAAAGATCATAATCTCCGTTCATATATTGGGTCAACATCGCTGTACCGGGCTTACGGGTTGGTAAATTTTCATGGTCAAAAGACCGGTCAATATGCACAGCTGCAAATTTCACACCCTCATTTTCCAAGGTCAGCATCATCTTGTTATGAGCAGGCCAAAAATCCTCTTCCGGAAGAGAAGGTGTCCCCAATCCATCCTGATTGGTCACCATTACCAACTCATATTCTGTCTCTTCAGCTATCTTTCTTAAATTGGAAATTACTTTAGGGATAAACTCCAGGTCCTCCAAACTATCAATCTGAAAATCAGTCTGAGGTTCCACAACGATAGTTCCATCCCGGTCAATAAAAAGTACTTTTTTCATCAATTAAGGTTTTTGATAATAGGTTCGTATCGCTTTAATGCTTCAATTAGCTGCTTATTTTCCTCCCGGGCTCCAACCGAAATCCTAAGGCAATCCTCACAGAGAACTACTTTGGACCGATCCCTGACAATAATCATTTCATGGATCAGAAATTCATATATTTTTCTCGCATGATCCATTTTGACCAAAAGAAAATTAGCATGAGAAGGATAAATTTTCAACACAAAAGGTAACTTTTCCAATTCCTGTTTCAGATAAATCCTTTCGGTTAGCACATTCTTTACAAGCCCATCAATTTTGTCAGCCTGTTCCAAGGAGTCCAGGACTTTCTGTTGGGTTAGGCCTGAAATATTATAGGGAGGTTTTATCAGGTTGAGTATCCGGATAATCGATTCTGAAGCAAATGCCATCCCAATACGCAGATTGGCAAGTCCCCATGCCTTGGAGAAAGTCTGCATTACCAATAAATTGGGGAAATTTGACAATTCTGTTGTAAAACTTGGCTCATCGCTAAAATCAATATAAGCCTCATCTACTACCACCAAACCATGAAAACTGGTGATGATTTTCCGTATAGCATCTCGGTCCATTTTGTTGCCACTTGGATTATTGGGAGAGCAGATAAAGATAATCTTGGTAAATTCATCCACTGCCTCCAAGATGGCTTCTGTCCTCATCTGAAATTCTTCTGAAAGATTGACTCTTTTAACCGCAATGTCATTGATGGATGCGGATACTTCATACATGCCATAGGTTGGGGGCAGAAGTATGATATTGTCTTTGCCGGGCACACAAAATGCCCTCATCAATAAATCAATCGCTTCATCGCTGCCATTCCCCAAAAAAATCTGAGCAGTGCTCAAGCCTTTAATGAGGGCCAGTTTTTCTTTGATATCTGACTGATAGGGGTCTGGATACCTATTAAAAGCTTCACCTGTGAGGGCGCCATATGGGTTTTCGTTGGCATCCAAAAAAACTCCTACCTTCCCGGTATACTCATCTCGGGCTGAAGAATAAGGTTTTATATGAAGGATATGGGGTCGTAATAATTTTTCTAACACAAAAGCCATTACTTCTTGTCTTTAAGATAGTTGAGCCGGATGCTTACAGCATTTTTATGCGCATCCAGAAGTTCGTTGGCAGCCATGATTTCAATGGTTGGCCCGAGTTTTTGTATCCCTTTTTCAGTAATTTTTTGATAGGTGATTTTCTTAAAAAAACTGTCTAAGGAAACTCCTGAATAGTTTCTTGCATAACCATATGTAGGTAGCGTATGGTTTGTTCCTGAGGCATAATCCCCAGCGGACTCCGGGGTGAAATTGCCTATGAAAACAGATCCGGCATTGATTATTTTGTCTACTACCTCTTCCTCATTTTCTACACAAATGATGAGGTGCTCAGGAGCATAGTCGTTGATCAGCTCTATGGCTTTTTCCTGTTTGGCCATGACCACGGCAACTGAATTATCCAAAGCCCTTTTGGCAATATCTTTCCTTGGTAGTTTTTCAAGCTGGTTTTCTATTTCCTTTTGGACTTTGGATGCAAACTTCTCCGTGGTGGTTACAAGGACAACCTGAGAATCCACCCCGTGCTCGGCCTGAGACAGCAAATCAGCCGCAACAAATGAGGGAATAGCCGTTTCATCAGCATAGACCAATACTTCGGAGGGGCCTGCAGGCATATCGATGGCTACACCCTTTTTGACAGCCAACTGCTTGGCGGCTGTAACATACTGATTACCTGGCCCAAAAATTTTGTCAACCCTGGGAACAGACTCGGTACCGAAGGTCATCGCTGCGATAGCCTGTGCACCACCTGCTTTGACGATTTTATCAATGCCGATCAAATCTGCAGTGTATAAAATCGCAGGATGAATGTTGCCTTCTGCATCTGGTGGAGTGCAGAGTACGATTTCCTCACAACCTGCCAAGTTAGCGGGAACCCCCAACATCAATACTGTTGAAAACAGAGGGGCTGTTCCTCCGGGGATATATAGGCCCACTTTTTGAATGGGCACGGACCTTCTCATGCAGGTCACACCTTCCATGACTTCCAGTTTAAGTTCAGGGCTTATTTGGGCAGCATGGAATTTTTCAATATTTTCTTTGGCAACCAATATGGCTGATTTCAGTTGAGGATCAACCAATTCTTTGGCCTTCTTAACTTCCTCAGCGGTCACACAAAGGTTTTTTATCTGAACATGATCGTATTCCAGTGCAAACTTCTTCAAGGCCTTATCTCCCGAGCGCTTCACTTTTCGCAAGATAGGTTTGACGATTTTTTCAATATCTTTAGTTTTCTGAACCGGCCTTTTCAAAGACTTTGTCCATTCAGACCTGCTTGGGTTCAATATCGTTTTCATATGTTAATCAATGCTTTTCAATTGTCTATTATTCATATTGGTCCTGTGGCAATCAGATTACAATTTCACTCCCCTTCAATTTGGGGGCACAAGGTCTT
This Cecembia calidifontis DNA region includes the following protein-coding sequences:
- the hisB gene encoding bifunctional histidinol-phosphatase/imidazoleglycerol-phosphate dehydratase HisB yields the protein MKKVLFIDRDGTIVVEPQTDFQIDSLEDLEFIPKVISNLRKIAEETEYELVMVTNQDGLGTPSLPEEDFWPAHNKMMLTLENEGVKFAAVHIDRSFDHENLPTRKPGTAMLTQYMNGDYDLSNSYVIGDRKTDIQLAKNLGCKAIYLGEEMEGADFSTKDWDEIYRFLKMPDRVGEVFRKTSETDIHIKVNLDGSGKCEIYTGLPFFDHMLEQLGKHGGVDLTIEVKGDLHIDEHHTIEDTALALGEAYLKALGDKKGIYRYGFLLPMDDVLAQVAIDFGGRPWIVWDAEFKREKIGDMPTEMFFHFFKSFSDTAKCNLNIKAEGSNEHHKIEAIFKGLARAIKMAVARDKTALNQLPSTKGVL
- the hisD gene encoding histidinol dehydrogenase, producing MKTILNPSRSEWTKSLKRPVQKTKDIEKIVKPILRKVKRSGDKALKKFALEYDHVQIKNLCVTAEEVKKAKELVDPQLKSAILVAKENIEKFHAAQISPELKLEVMEGVTCMRRSVPIQKVGLYIPGGTAPLFSTVLMLGVPANLAGCEEIVLCTPPDAEGNIHPAILYTADLIGIDKIVKAGGAQAIAAMTFGTESVPRVDKIFGPGNQYVTAAKQLAVKKGVAIDMPAGPSEVLVYADETAIPSFVAADLLSQAEHGVDSQVVLVTTTEKFASKVQKEIENQLEKLPRKDIAKRALDNSVAVVMAKQEKAIELINDYAPEHLIICVENEEEVVDKIINAGSVFIGNFTPESAGDYASGTNHTLPTYGYARNYSGVSLDSFFKKITYQKITEKGIQKLGPTIEIMAANELLDAHKNAVSIRLNYLKDKK
- the hisC gene encoding histidinol-phosphate transaminase, which codes for MAFVLEKLLRPHILHIKPYSSARDEYTGKVGVFLDANENPYGALTGEAFNRYPDPYQSDIKEKLALIKGLSTAQIFLGNGSDEAIDLLMRAFCVPGKDNIILLPPTYGMYEVSASINDIAVKRVNLSEEFQMRTEAILEAVDEFTKIIFICSPNNPSGNKMDRDAIRKIITSFHGLVVVDEAYIDFSDEPSFTTELSNFPNLLVMQTFSKAWGLANLRIGMAFASESIIRILNLIKPPYNISGLTQQKVLDSLEQADKIDGLVKNVLTERIYLKQELEKLPFVLKIYPSHANFLLVKMDHARKIYEFLIHEMIIVRDRSKVVLCEDCLRISVGAREENKQLIEALKRYEPIIKNLN